The following coding sequences are from one Sander lucioperca isolate FBNREF2018 chromosome 2, SLUC_FBN_1.2, whole genome shotgun sequence window:
- the foxb2 gene encoding forkhead box protein B2 — translation MPRPGKNSYSDQKPPYSYISLTAMAIQNSSEKMLPLSDIYKFIMDRFPYYRENTQRWQNSLRHNLSFNDCFIKIPRRPDQPGKGSFWALHPDCGDMFENGSFLRRRKRFKVLRAEHMACKSSPMMHYFHHHHHHPGSKLGTASGPHDHAAGPASTMSRLPHFQGYGGITCAQSGGFKHPFAIENIIGRDYKGVMASGLPLTSVMHHLGYPVPPQLSSVVNSMWPHVGMLSESMGSVHVPPSSEYAPFSVSAKGLYHNANGQTLPAVPVPIKPTPSLGPVPSLTGLQSGPAQLCSPVSVMEKSDLLEGKGNPLHPALLLS, via the coding sequence ATGCCTCGTCCTGGGAAGAACTCTTACAGCGACCAGAAGCCCCCATATTCCTACATATCACTGACAGCGATGGCTATCCAGAACTCATCCGAAAAGATGCTGCCTCTGAGTGACATTTATAAGTTCATCATGGACCGCTTTCCATATTATCGAGAGAATACCCAACGGTGGCAGAATTCCCTGAGACATAACCTCTCCTTTAACGACTGCTTCATCAAGATCCCTCGGCGGCCTGATCAGCCCGGAAAAGGCAGCTTCTGGGCGCTGCACCCGGACTGCGGTGACATGTTTGAGAACGGCAGCTTCCTGAGGAGAAGGAAGCGCTTCAAGGTGCTGCGCGCTGAGCATATGGCCTGCAAGAGCTCCCCGATGATGCATTATtttcaccatcaccaccaccacccggGCAGCAAGCTGGGCACAGCATCCGGCCCCCATGACCATGCAGCCGGCCCTGCAAGCACAATGAGTCGGCTCCCTCACTTTCAGGGTTACGGGGGCATTACTTGCGCACAGTCTGGCGGGTTTAAACACCCATTCGCGATCGAGAACATTATAGGACGGGACTACAAGGGTGTGATGGCCAGCGGGCTCCCCCTCACCTCGGTCATGCACCACCTGGGTTACCCGGTGCCCCCGCAGCTAAGCAGCGTGGTCAACTCCATGTGGCCGCACGTCGGGATGCTGTCGGAGTCCATGGGTAGTGTGCACGTACCCCCTTCATCCGAGTacgcgcccttcagcgtgtcaGCAAAGGGCCTGTACCACAATGCCAACGGGCAAACCCTGCCCGCCGTTCCCGTACCAATAAAACCCACCCCATCCCTGGGTCCCGTGCCCAGTCTGACGGGGCTGCAGTCCGGACCGGCCCAGCTCTGCTCACCGGTCTCAGTGATGGAGAAAAGCGATCTGCTGGAAGGGAAAGGCAACCCTCTACACCCGGCTCTCCTGCTGTCCTAA